In Candidatus Aegiribacteria sp., the DNA window CTCCTGCAACTGCTCCGGCCGGAACGGTAGCAGTCCTCCAGGAGTATAAGGCAAAAGGTAATCTTACTCAGGCTCTATATGCAGTAGTCGGTTTTGACGATGGGATAGCTGTCCTTATTTTTGGATTCGCGTCTGCTCTGAGTAAATCACTTCTCAGCTCTGAAACAGGCGGATCTACGAATGTAATTTCATCTGTAGGTAAACCAGCTCTCGAAATTGTGATCAGTATTGCCGCAGGCCTTATTCTCGGTATTGTGTACACCAGACTGATCAGACTTATCCGCTCACATGATAATATTCCAGCTCTGACTTTCGGATTCGTATGTGTTTCCGTAGGACTTGCCCTCACATATGGCTTTTCTCCCATTCTCACGCCGATGGCAATGGGTTTTGTGCTTTCAAACACATCCAGAAGTGAATCCGGTGTTGTCGCAAACCGTTTACGTCCACTGATGCCTCTCATCTTCATTTTGTTTTTCTTTATAGCGGGTGCACACCTGAACCTTGGTTCTCTGCCTTCTCTGGGTCTTCTTGGGCTGGTCTACATAATCACAAGATCAGCAGGAAAGGTTCTTGGAGCAGGATTTGGGGCGCGGATTGGTAAGGCTCCATCAAATATCAGAAAATATCTTGGAATAGGTATTCTATCTCAGGCCGGTGTGGCAATTGGTCTTTCCATCGCGGTTGCTCAGCAATTTTCTCAAATGGGAACACATGCTTCAGAAATAGGTATTGCCGTAATCACAACAGTAACAGCTACCTGTATAATCTTTGAGATCATAGGACCGATAATGGCTAAATATGCTTTGAAAAAGGCTGGAGAAATCCCGGAATAATAGAGGATAATTCCTATGGATAGTTACACACATGATATGAAACTCTGGCTGGATCAACGATTCAGAATGACTGACAAAGAGGGTATTTATCATGCTCATCAGCCTATTTACGGCTTCAGGAAAGGACACAGCGAACCAGGTACAATCGCTAGATATATCATCACTTATCAAATCATGAAAACGCTTTCCCATTTAGAGTTCACCTCGCTACTGGATGTCGGCGGTGCAGAGGGATATAAGGCGGCTTTAGCACGTTTAATATTTAATGCAAGTGTGCGAAGTGCAGACCTGTCCGGGGAAGCATGCAGCAGGGCAAAAGAGATCTTCGATGTTGATGGTGAACCGGTAGATGTTCATCAACTTCCTTACAATGACAATGAATTCGATGTTGTCTTATGCAATGAAACATTGGAGCATGTGCCTGATTTGCACAAAGCAACAAACGAGCTGATAAGAGTCTGTAGCAAAGCAGTTATTATTACGGTACCGCATGAACCAAAGGAGTTTATCGAAGATAATATCAAAGAAAAAATACCTCATTCTCATATTCATTGTTTTGATACGGATAGCTTTGATTTTGTTCTCCCGGGAGCTGTCAA includes these proteins:
- a CDS encoding cation:proton antiporter encodes the protein MAVSIIGLVGIAILSGLYAGKFARKIGLPSLIGFMLAGAILGVSLLKIFNVEILEHLSFIPDIALGFVAFSIGSELNLNVLKRLGKSLTAILLCETLFTFALVTLGVLIISGGDWPMALIFGAMAPATAPAGTVAVLQEYKAKGNLTQALYAVVGFDDGIAVLIFGFASALSKSLLSSETGGSTNVISSVGKPALEIVISIAAGLILGIVYTRLIRLIRSHDNIPALTFGFVCVSVGLALTYGFSPILTPMAMGFVLSNTSRSESGVVANRLRPLMPLIFILFFFIAGAHLNLGSLPSLGLLGLVYIITRSAGKVLGAGFGARIGKAPSNIRKYLGIGILSQAGVAIGLSIAVAQQFSQMGTHASEIGIAVITTVTATCIIFEIIGPIMAKYALKKAGEIPE
- a CDS encoding class I SAM-dependent methyltransferase; this encodes MDSYTHDMKLWLDQRFRMTDKEGIYHAHQPIYGFRKGHSEPGTIARYIITYQIMKTLSHLEFTSLLDVGGAEGYKAALARLIFNASVRSADLSGEACSRAKEIFDVDGEPVDVHQLPYNDNEFDVVLCNETLEHVPDLHKATNELIRVCSKAVIITVPHEPKEFIEDNIKEKIPHSHIHCFDTDSFDFVLPGAVKVISRRFLNPYLKLIAGILDAMKIEQSKNYPQFLVNNYNSCLPLFRLVFGLRSAGMLMRLDDYISNLMPSYSGMSFILLKDENCYSTHQKKHITTQQIINFKVPYYYLR